From the genome of Acidobacteriota bacterium, one region includes:
- the nifJ gene encoding pyruvate:ferredoxin (flavodoxin) oxidoreductase: protein MKKQYKAIDGNTAATHVGYAFSEVAAIYPITPSSTMGELADEWAAQGRKNIFGLPLSVIEMQSEGGAAGAVHGCLTAGVLTTTFTASQGLMLMLPNMHKIAGEMLPTVFYVSARSLACQSLSIFGDHSDVMAARNTGFAMIAAGSVQEVMDLAVVSQLATLRTRIPFLNFFDGFRTSSEVQKADIIPYETLAGLLEPEHLETFRKIALNPERPMVKVGQQNPDVYFQGRETVNAHYLAAPEIIQGYMDKVGRVIGRSYRLFDYIGAPDAESVIVIMGSGTETVEETLAYLNARGRKLGAVKVRLYRPFDARALSAALPASVKRIAVLDRTKEPGSLGEPLYLDVAVGLADRNLKIIGGRYGLSSKEFTPTMVRSVYDHLEGPGTHGFTVGIEDDLTRTSLPLGEELAAEPEGTVSCKFWGYGSDGTVGAAKNSITIIADNTDMYGQGYFQYDSKKSGGVTISHLRFGKKPIQSQYLVRKPSFVALHKISYIGRYDILEGIREGGVFLINSSWPADEVFNHLTEDMQKTIIEKKIKVYNVDALHLAQELGLGTRINTIMQACFFKISGVLPEDQAIDLIKAAIKKTYLRKGMEVVEKNWEAVDRAAAGLVQVPVPETITVSAPLPRLVPEDADEFTRNIIEPIMRFKGDTIPVSHMPLDGSVPSGTARLEKRGVAPEVPVWIPENCIQCNQCSLICPHAAIRAKQIDPESLKGAPEGFTTLKSNTKNARDLQYRIQVYIEDCQGCYNCVEECLAKNKALKMVPIEESRAAGENAREEFFENLPYDVTEGTRTDTVKGSQLLRPYFEFSGACAGCGETPYVKLATQLFGDRMMIANATGCSSIYGGTFPTIPYCKNEFGQGPSWANSLFEDNAEYGFGMRLAVDAARAQLKIALDKVLETGTTPALADALARLKGLWTSVTDEAKDAARAVKAALPEAMAKGGAAREAVLKIRELQDFLVDKSVWCIGGDGWAYDIGYGGLDHVLAFGKNVNMLVLDTEVYSNTGGQASKATPMGSVAKFAASGKKTIKKDLGRMVMTYGYVYVASVAMGANANQCLKAFHEAEAYDGPSLIIAYSPCINHGIDMTKSLKQEKLAVDTGYWILYRYNPLLHEQGKNPFILDSKEPKLGYREFLDNEIRYRQLVQNYPDIAKVLFAQAEKEAHKRWEAYKKMAE, encoded by the coding sequence ATGAAAAAGCAGTACAAGGCCATCGACGGCAACACCGCGGCGACCCACGTCGGTTACGCCTTTTCCGAGGTTGCCGCCATTTACCCGATCACCCCGTCGTCGACGATGGGGGAACTGGCGGACGAATGGGCCGCCCAGGGACGGAAGAACATCTTCGGCCTGCCGCTATCCGTCATCGAGATGCAATCCGAGGGCGGGGCGGCCGGAGCCGTGCACGGGTGTCTGACGGCCGGAGTTCTGACGACGACCTTCACCGCATCCCAGGGGCTGATGCTGATGCTCCCCAACATGCACAAGATCGCCGGCGAAATGCTGCCGACGGTCTTCTATGTCTCGGCGCGGTCCCTGGCCTGCCAGAGCCTGTCGATCTTCGGCGATCACTCCGACGTCATGGCCGCCCGAAACACGGGCTTCGCGATGATCGCCGCAGGTTCGGTCCAGGAAGTCATGGACTTGGCCGTCGTCAGCCAACTGGCCACGCTCCGGACGCGGATTCCCTTCCTCAACTTTTTCGACGGCTTCCGGACATCGAGTGAAGTCCAGAAAGCCGACATCATTCCTTACGAAACCCTGGCCGGGCTGCTCGAACCCGAACACCTGGAAACCTTCCGCAAAATCGCCCTCAATCCCGAACGCCCGATGGTCAAGGTCGGCCAGCAGAATCCCGATGTCTATTTTCAGGGCCGGGAAACCGTCAATGCACACTACCTGGCCGCTCCGGAGATTATTCAGGGTTATATGGACAAAGTCGGCCGGGTGATCGGCCGCTCCTACCGCCTCTTCGATTACATCGGCGCCCCCGACGCCGAATCCGTCATCGTGATCATGGGATCCGGCACCGAAACCGTCGAGGAAACACTGGCCTATCTCAACGCGCGGGGGCGCAAGCTCGGTGCCGTCAAGGTCCGCCTTTACCGGCCCTTCGACGCCCGCGCCCTGAGCGCAGCTCTCCCAGCATCCGTCAAGCGCATCGCCGTTCTCGACCGAACAAAGGAACCCGGATCCCTCGGCGAACCGCTCTATCTCGACGTGGCCGTCGGGCTGGCCGATCGCAACCTCAAAATCATCGGCGGCCGCTACGGCCTCTCCTCCAAGGAATTCACACCGACCATGGTCCGCAGCGTCTACGACCACCTCGAAGGTCCCGGCACCCACGGCTTTACGGTCGGCATCGAGGACGACCTGACCCGCACATCGCTCCCTCTCGGCGAGGAACTCGCCGCCGAACCCGAAGGCACCGTGAGCTGCAAGTTCTGGGGATACGGCTCGGACGGCACGGTCGGCGCGGCCAAGAACTCCATCACCATCATCGCCGACAACACCGACATGTACGGCCAGGGTTACTTCCAGTACGACTCCAAAAAATCCGGCGGCGTGACGATATCTCATCTCCGCTTCGGCAAGAAGCCCATTCAGTCCCAATACCTGGTCCGGAAGCCGTCTTTCGTCGCCCTGCATAAAATCTCCTACATCGGCCGTTACGACATCCTCGAAGGCATCCGCGAGGGCGGCGTTTTCCTGATCAATTCCAGCTGGCCGGCCGACGAGGTCTTCAACCATCTGACCGAGGACATGCAGAAGACCATTATCGAAAAGAAGATCAAGGTCTACAATGTCGACGCCCTCCACCTCGCGCAGGAACTGGGACTCGGCACACGGATCAACACCATCATGCAGGCCTGCTTCTTCAAAATCTCGGGCGTTCTGCCCGAGGACCAGGCCATCGACCTCATCAAGGCGGCCATCAAGAAGACCTACCTCCGCAAGGGCATGGAAGTCGTCGAAAAGAATTGGGAGGCGGTCGACCGGGCGGCAGCCGGACTTGTCCAGGTTCCCGTTCCTGAAACGATCACGGTGTCGGCGCCCCTCCCGCGTCTGGTTCCTGAGGACGCCGATGAGTTCACACGGAACATCATCGAGCCCATCATGCGTTTCAAGGGAGACACCATTCCCGTGTCCCATATGCCCCTTGACGGAAGCGTTCCCTCGGGAACGGCCCGGCTCGAAAAAAGGGGAGTCGCTCCCGAAGTTCCCGTCTGGATTCCGGAAAACTGCATCCAGTGCAACCAGTGCTCCCTCATCTGTCCCCATGCCGCGATCCGGGCCAAACAGATCGATCCGGAGAGTCTGAAAGGCGCGCCGGAGGGATTCACGACACTCAAGTCCAACACCAAGAACGCCCGCGACCTGCAGTATCGAATCCAGGTTTACATCGAGGACTGCCAGGGGTGTTACAACTGCGTCGAGGAATGCCTGGCGAAAAACAAGGCCCTGAAAATGGTCCCGATCGAAGAGTCCCGGGCCGCCGGTGAAAACGCCCGGGAGGAGTTCTTCGAAAACCTGCCCTATGACGTCACCGAAGGCACGCGGACCGACACCGTGAAGGGCAGCCAGCTTCTGCGCCCGTATTTCGAATTCAGCGGCGCCTGCGCCGGCTGCGGCGAAACGCCCTACGTCAAGCTGGCCACGCAGCTCTTCGGCGACCGGATGATGATCGCCAACGCCACGGGCTGCTCTTCGATCTACGGGGGGACATTCCCGACCATTCCTTACTGCAAGAATGAATTCGGCCAGGGGCCCTCCTGGGCCAACTCTCTCTTCGAGGACAACGCCGAATACGGATTCGGCATGCGCCTGGCCGTGGACGCCGCCCGGGCTCAGTTGAAGATCGCTCTCGACAAGGTTCTGGAGACCGGAACAACGCCGGCCCTGGCCGACGCCCTGGCCCGGTTGAAGGGACTCTGGACATCCGTCACGGATGAAGCCAAGGACGCCGCCCGGGCGGTCAAGGCCGCCCTGCCGGAGGCTATGGCCAAGGGCGGCGCCGCCCGCGAAGCGGTGCTGAAAATCCGGGAACTCCAGGACTTTCTTGTCGACAAGAGCGTCTGGTGCATCGGCGGCGACGGCTGGGCTTATGACATCGGCTACGGCGGACTGGATCACGTCCTGGCCTTCGGGAAAAACGTCAACATGCTCGTTCTGGACACCGAGGTCTATTCCAACACCGGGGGCCAGGCGTCCAAGGCGACGCCCATGGGGTCGGTGGCCAAGTTCGCCGCTTCCGGGAAAAAAACGATCAAGAAAGATCTCGGACGCATGGTCATGACTTACGGCTATGTCTATGTGGCCTCGGTGGCCATGGGCGCAAACGCCAATCAGTGCCTCAAGGCCTTCCACGAGGCCGAAGCCTATGACGGCCCTTCGCTCATCATTGCCTATTCCCCCTGCATCAATCACGGGATCGACATGACCAAGTCGCTGAAACAGGAAAAGCTGGCCGTGGATACGGGCTATTGGATCCTCTACCGCTACAACCCGCTCCTTCATGAACAGGGCAAGAATCCGTTCATTCTGGATTCCAAGGAGCCCAAGCTCGGCTACCGGGAATTTTTGGACAACGAGATCCGCTACCGGCAGCTGGTGCAGAATTACCCGGATATCGCCAAGGTGCTCTTCGCTCAAGCCGAAAAAGAGGCCCACAAGCGCTGGGAAGCTTACAAAAAAATGGCTGAATAA
- a CDS encoding insulinase family protein: MRPIPAAVVALLAALVPAFPPALFAETPEVTTTILASGIPLHFQQDLSSSSTSVVLTTRGGKGAVPDGRDGLAYLVTRLAVDIPDERKARDMLSQAGRFSVSILEDGALIKIDCLSEYLEPTLKTAAAIIQDPIFSSIRIDRIKTMMTPQAGRQEDNSAVLAHQAVLEAFYGGRGYGGALYGNAPSLKSLDRKTVVGFYEEHFVSNRIFFSAVSDLPFERVSDLLEKSFTRVALGTRESADGFQDRAHGPENPNLEMVRETQQTYVGRAYPIPEFSLRSHVLALIGEALLGKGPGSRLWPLRVRDRLAYSVDAVYTPNRGGGVLIAYIETQNAKSGVAAAALDGELRRLREHGLTRDEFEAARMTARSHFLRGNESKESRAMTMAILEILGLKAGFFHSLPEELEAAALEDMVDFLRDVLDPERELRIVVGPVAAEPDETSVPPAAAPSP; encoded by the coding sequence GTGAGGCCGATTCCGGCGGCCGTCGTTGCTCTGCTTGCGGCCCTCGTTCCGGCCTTCCCGCCCGCCCTGTTTGCCGAAACGCCCGAAGTGACGACAACCATTCTCGCTTCGGGAATCCCGCTTCACTTCCAGCAGGATCTTTCCTCGTCATCGACATCGGTGGTGTTGACGACCCGTGGAGGAAAAGGGGCTGTTCCGGACGGCCGGGACGGATTGGCTTATCTGGTCACCCGGCTGGCCGTGGATATTCCGGACGAACGCAAGGCGAGAGACATGCTGTCCCAGGCCGGCCGCTTTTCGGTCAGTATTCTGGAGGACGGGGCCTTGATCAAGATCGACTGTCTTTCAGAGTATCTGGAACCGACTTTGAAAACGGCCGCAGCCATCATTCAGGACCCGATCTTTTCATCGATCCGCATCGACCGCATCAAAACCATGATGACTCCCCAGGCCGGACGACAGGAAGACAATTCCGCGGTCCTGGCCCATCAGGCGGTTTTGGAGGCTTTTTACGGGGGTCGCGGCTACGGCGGCGCGCTGTACGGAAATGCCCCTTCCCTCAAATCGCTGGACAGGAAGACCGTTGTCGGTTTCTACGAAGAACATTTTGTCTCGAACCGAATCTTTTTTTCCGCCGTCTCCGACCTTCCGTTTGAGAGAGTGTCCGACCTTCTGGAAAAGAGTTTCACTCGAGTGGCTTTAGGAACCCGCGAATCCGCCGACGGCTTTCAGGATCGGGCGCATGGCCCGGAAAACCCGAATCTCGAAATGGTTCGGGAAACACAACAGACTTATGTCGGCCGGGCCTATCCGATTCCGGAGTTTTCGCTCCGGTCCCATGTTCTGGCGCTGATTGGGGAAGCCCTCCTTGGAAAAGGCCCCGGTTCCCGGTTGTGGCCGCTTCGCGTCCGGGACAGGCTGGCTTACAGCGTGGACGCCGTCTATACGCCGAACCGAGGCGGAGGCGTCCTGATTGCCTATATCGAAACGCAAAACGCCAAATCCGGTGTAGCGGCGGCGGCATTGGATGGCGAGCTCAGGCGGCTCCGGGAACACGGCCTGACCCGGGACGAGTTCGAGGCGGCTCGGATGACGGCCCGTTCCCATTTTCTGAGAGGCAACGAGAGCAAGGAATCCCGGGCCATGACCATGGCCATCCTGGAAATCCTGGGACTCAAAGCCGGATTCTTCCATTCGCTTCCCGAGGAGCTGGAGGCCGCCGCCCTCGAAGATATGGTCGATTTTCTCCGGGACGTTCTCGATCCCGAAAGAGAACTGCGGATCGTCGTCGGTCCGGTCGCGGCGGAACCGGACGAAACATCCGTCCCGCCGGCCGCCGCGCCGTCCCCTTGA